The Lepisosteus oculatus isolate fLepOcu1 chromosome 4, fLepOcu1.hap2, whole genome shotgun sequence genome window below encodes:
- the LOC102686469 gene encoding ras-GEF domain-containing family member 1A isoform X3, translating into MRETMPQTALFPSMLGSECSGQVPVDMRERSVDLIFQDGSLVSGSLEALIERLVPTLDYYPDRTYIFTFLLTTRIFIHPSELLARVGQICLKQKQQLEMGPEMDKVKLKLFSAKIVQLLREWTETFPCDFEDRVARKELKEIVWKICHCDEGNSTIKKSLNHMMESLDEALSTRDQHKEVRGKITPGLSEKGTLLKVKSQSTHKDILSVCSDALVFAQQLTHIELEKIRNIQPEDVIHLCIQTGNIPNHKCCDSKKTQNVEAYENWFNQLSTLVATEICRVVKKKQRTRIVEFFIDVARECFNIGNFNSLMAIISGMNLSPVARLKKTWSKVKTAKFDILEHYMDPSSNFCNYRTALQGAAQRSRTAHTNCEKIVIPVYSLFVKDIYFLNKMHSDTLPNGHINFKKYWEISRQISDFMIWRAVECPFEISKRIQNYLLTAPIYTEEALYIASFESEGPENHREKDSLKTLRAMLNRA; encoded by the exons ATGAGG GAGACGATGCCCCAGACAGCACTCTTTCCAAGTATGCTTGGTTCAGAGTGCAGTGGACAAGTGCCAGTTGATATGAGGGAGAGGTCTGTTGATCTTATTTTCCAAGATGGGTCTCTGGTTTCTGGGTCCCTGGAGGCTCTAATTGAGCGACTGGTGCCAACCTTGGACTATTACCCTGAT CGGACATATATCTTTACATTCCTGCTGACCACCAGGATCTTCATTCATCCATCAGAGCTTCTGGCCAGAGTGGGTCAAATCTGCCTgaaacagaagcagcagctggaAATGGGCCCTGAGATGGACAAG gtgaaGTTGAAACTATTTTCAGCCAAAATTGTTCAGCTCCTCCGAGAATGGACTGAAACCTTTCCGTGTGACTTTGAGGACAGAGTGGCTAGGAAAGAACTGAAAGAAATTGTGTGGAAGATCTGCCACTGTGATGAG gggaATTCCACCATTAAGAAGAGCTTGAATCACATGATGGAGAGTCTGGATGAGGCCCTGTCCACCCGTGACCAACACAAGGAAGTGCGGGGCAAGATCACTCCAGGCCTCTCTGAGAAGGGCACGCTTCTAAAGGTCAAGTCCCAGTCGACCCACAAGGACATCCTCAGTGTGTGCAGCGACGCCCTGGTCTTCGCCCAGCAGCTCACTCACATTGAGCTG GAAAAAATACGGAATATTCAACCTGAGGATGTAATACATCTGTGCATTCAAACAGGAAACATACCAAATCACAAG TGCTGTGATAGCAAGAAGACCCAGAATGTGGAAGCTTATGAAAACTGGTTTAATCAGCTGAGCACACTTGTGGCTACAGAAATTTGTCGG GTTGTTAAAAAGAAGCAGAGGACTCGAATTGTGGAATTTTTCATTGATGTGGCAAGAGAGTGCTTTAACATTGGCAACTTTAACTCCCTTATGGCTATCATCT ctgGGATGAACCTTAGTCCAGTTGCACGCTTAAAGAAAACATGGTCCAAAGTGAAAACAGCCAAGTTTGACATTTTGGAG CACTACATGGATCCTTCCAGCAATTTTTGTAATTACCGTACAGCCCTACAGGGGGCAGCACAGCGCTCCAGGACAGCTCACACTAACTGTGAGAAGATTGTAATTCCAGTCTACAGCCTGTTTGTCAAAGACATCTACTTCCTGAATAAGATGCACTCTGACACATTGCCCAATGGACATATTAACTTCAAG AAATATTGGGAGATCTCACGACAAATCAGTGACTTCATGATATGGAGGGCTGTGGAGTGCCCATTTGAGATCAGCAAGAGAATACAGAACTATCTTCTTACTGCACCCATTTACACAGAGGAAG CTCTCTATATTGCCTCATTTGAGAGTGAAGGACCAGAAAATCACAGGGAAAAGGATAGCTTGAAAACCCTCAG agCAATGTTGAACAGGGCCTGA
- the LOC102686469 gene encoding ras-GEF domain-containing family member 1A isoform X4, which yields MPQTALFPSMLGSECSGQVPVDMRERSVDLIFQDGSLVSGSLEALIERLVPTLDYYPDRTYIFTFLLTTRIFIHPSELLARVGQICLKQKQQLEMGPEMDKVKLKLFSAKIVQLLREWTETFPCDFEDRVARKELKEIVWKICHCDEGNSTIKKSLNHMMESLDEALSTRDQHKEVRGKITPGLSEKGTLLKVKSQSTHKDILSVCSDALVFAQQLTHIELEKIRNIQPEDVIHLCIQTGNIPNHKCCDSKKTQNVEAYENWFNQLSTLVATEICRVVKKKQRTRIVEFFIDVARECFNIGNFNSLMAIISGMNLSPVARLKKTWSKVKTAKFDILEHYMDPSSNFCNYRTALQGAAQRSRTAHTNCEKIVIPVYSLFVKDIYFLNKMHSDTLPNGHINFKKYWEISRQISDFMIWRAVECPFEISKRIQNYLLTAPIYTEEALYIASFESEGPENHREKDSLKTLRAMLNRA from the exons ATGCCCCAGACAGCACTCTTTCCAAGTATGCTTGGTTCAGAGTGCAGTGGACAAGTGCCAGTTGATATGAGGGAGAGGTCTGTTGATCTTATTTTCCAAGATGGGTCTCTGGTTTCTGGGTCCCTGGAGGCTCTAATTGAGCGACTGGTGCCAACCTTGGACTATTACCCTGAT CGGACATATATCTTTACATTCCTGCTGACCACCAGGATCTTCATTCATCCATCAGAGCTTCTGGCCAGAGTGGGTCAAATCTGCCTgaaacagaagcagcagctggaAATGGGCCCTGAGATGGACAAG gtgaaGTTGAAACTATTTTCAGCCAAAATTGTTCAGCTCCTCCGAGAATGGACTGAAACCTTTCCGTGTGACTTTGAGGACAGAGTGGCTAGGAAAGAACTGAAAGAAATTGTGTGGAAGATCTGCCACTGTGATGAG gggaATTCCACCATTAAGAAGAGCTTGAATCACATGATGGAGAGTCTGGATGAGGCCCTGTCCACCCGTGACCAACACAAGGAAGTGCGGGGCAAGATCACTCCAGGCCTCTCTGAGAAGGGCACGCTTCTAAAGGTCAAGTCCCAGTCGACCCACAAGGACATCCTCAGTGTGTGCAGCGACGCCCTGGTCTTCGCCCAGCAGCTCACTCACATTGAGCTG GAAAAAATACGGAATATTCAACCTGAGGATGTAATACATCTGTGCATTCAAACAGGAAACATACCAAATCACAAG TGCTGTGATAGCAAGAAGACCCAGAATGTGGAAGCTTATGAAAACTGGTTTAATCAGCTGAGCACACTTGTGGCTACAGAAATTTGTCGG GTTGTTAAAAAGAAGCAGAGGACTCGAATTGTGGAATTTTTCATTGATGTGGCAAGAGAGTGCTTTAACATTGGCAACTTTAACTCCCTTATGGCTATCATCT ctgGGATGAACCTTAGTCCAGTTGCACGCTTAAAGAAAACATGGTCCAAAGTGAAAACAGCCAAGTTTGACATTTTGGAG CACTACATGGATCCTTCCAGCAATTTTTGTAATTACCGTACAGCCCTACAGGGGGCAGCACAGCGCTCCAGGACAGCTCACACTAACTGTGAGAAGATTGTAATTCCAGTCTACAGCCTGTTTGTCAAAGACATCTACTTCCTGAATAAGATGCACTCTGACACATTGCCCAATGGACATATTAACTTCAAG AAATATTGGGAGATCTCACGACAAATCAGTGACTTCATGATATGGAGGGCTGTGGAGTGCCCATTTGAGATCAGCAAGAGAATACAGAACTATCTTCTTACTGCACCCATTTACACAGAGGAAG CTCTCTATATTGCCTCATTTGAGAGTGAAGGACCAGAAAATCACAGGGAAAAGGATAGCTTGAAAACCCTCAG agCAATGTTGAACAGGGCCTGA
- the LOC102686469 gene encoding ras-GEF domain-containing family member 1A isoform X1, which produces MIMGHFHNFQLEFNISKPRSLVIYKETMPQTALFPSMLGSECSGQVPVDMRERSVDLIFQDGSLVSGSLEALIERLVPTLDYYPDRTYIFTFLLTTRIFIHPSELLARVGQICLKQKQQLEMGPEMDKVKLKLFSAKIVQLLREWTETFPCDFEDRVARKELKEIVWKICHCDEGNSTIKKSLNHMMESLDEALSTRDQHKEVRGKITPGLSEKGTLLKVKSQSTHKDILSVCSDALVFAQQLTHIELEKIRNIQPEDVIHLCIQTGNIPNHKCCDSKKTQNVEAYENWFNQLSTLVATEICRVVKKKQRTRIVEFFIDVARECFNIGNFNSLMAIISGMNLSPVARLKKTWSKVKTAKFDILEHYMDPSSNFCNYRTALQGAAQRSRTAHTNCEKIVIPVYSLFVKDIYFLNKMHSDTLPNGHINFKKYWEISRQISDFMIWRAVECPFEISKRIQNYLLTAPIYTEEALYIASFESEGPENHREKDSLKTLRAMLNRA; this is translated from the exons ATGATCATGGGGCACTTTCATAACTTCCAACTGGAATTTAATATTTCTAAACCAAGGTCATTGGTGATAtataag GAGACGATGCCCCAGACAGCACTCTTTCCAAGTATGCTTGGTTCAGAGTGCAGTGGACAAGTGCCAGTTGATATGAGGGAGAGGTCTGTTGATCTTATTTTCCAAGATGGGTCTCTGGTTTCTGGGTCCCTGGAGGCTCTAATTGAGCGACTGGTGCCAACCTTGGACTATTACCCTGAT CGGACATATATCTTTACATTCCTGCTGACCACCAGGATCTTCATTCATCCATCAGAGCTTCTGGCCAGAGTGGGTCAAATCTGCCTgaaacagaagcagcagctggaAATGGGCCCTGAGATGGACAAG gtgaaGTTGAAACTATTTTCAGCCAAAATTGTTCAGCTCCTCCGAGAATGGACTGAAACCTTTCCGTGTGACTTTGAGGACAGAGTGGCTAGGAAAGAACTGAAAGAAATTGTGTGGAAGATCTGCCACTGTGATGAG gggaATTCCACCATTAAGAAGAGCTTGAATCACATGATGGAGAGTCTGGATGAGGCCCTGTCCACCCGTGACCAACACAAGGAAGTGCGGGGCAAGATCACTCCAGGCCTCTCTGAGAAGGGCACGCTTCTAAAGGTCAAGTCCCAGTCGACCCACAAGGACATCCTCAGTGTGTGCAGCGACGCCCTGGTCTTCGCCCAGCAGCTCACTCACATTGAGCTG GAAAAAATACGGAATATTCAACCTGAGGATGTAATACATCTGTGCATTCAAACAGGAAACATACCAAATCACAAG TGCTGTGATAGCAAGAAGACCCAGAATGTGGAAGCTTATGAAAACTGGTTTAATCAGCTGAGCACACTTGTGGCTACAGAAATTTGTCGG GTTGTTAAAAAGAAGCAGAGGACTCGAATTGTGGAATTTTTCATTGATGTGGCAAGAGAGTGCTTTAACATTGGCAACTTTAACTCCCTTATGGCTATCATCT ctgGGATGAACCTTAGTCCAGTTGCACGCTTAAAGAAAACATGGTCCAAAGTGAAAACAGCCAAGTTTGACATTTTGGAG CACTACATGGATCCTTCCAGCAATTTTTGTAATTACCGTACAGCCCTACAGGGGGCAGCACAGCGCTCCAGGACAGCTCACACTAACTGTGAGAAGATTGTAATTCCAGTCTACAGCCTGTTTGTCAAAGACATCTACTTCCTGAATAAGATGCACTCTGACACATTGCCCAATGGACATATTAACTTCAAG AAATATTGGGAGATCTCACGACAAATCAGTGACTTCATGATATGGAGGGCTGTGGAGTGCCCATTTGAGATCAGCAAGAGAATACAGAACTATCTTCTTACTGCACCCATTTACACAGAGGAAG CTCTCTATATTGCCTCATTTGAGAGTGAAGGACCAGAAAATCACAGGGAAAAGGATAGCTTGAAAACCCTCAG agCAATGTTGAACAGGGCCTGA
- the LOC102686469 gene encoding ras-GEF domain-containing family member 1A isoform X2 yields the protein MSAPMDLDFIPQIPKETMPQTALFPSMLGSECSGQVPVDMRERSVDLIFQDGSLVSGSLEALIERLVPTLDYYPDRTYIFTFLLTTRIFIHPSELLARVGQICLKQKQQLEMGPEMDKVKLKLFSAKIVQLLREWTETFPCDFEDRVARKELKEIVWKICHCDEGNSTIKKSLNHMMESLDEALSTRDQHKEVRGKITPGLSEKGTLLKVKSQSTHKDILSVCSDALVFAQQLTHIELEKIRNIQPEDVIHLCIQTGNIPNHKCCDSKKTQNVEAYENWFNQLSTLVATEICRVVKKKQRTRIVEFFIDVARECFNIGNFNSLMAIISGMNLSPVARLKKTWSKVKTAKFDILEHYMDPSSNFCNYRTALQGAAQRSRTAHTNCEKIVIPVYSLFVKDIYFLNKMHSDTLPNGHINFKKYWEISRQISDFMIWRAVECPFEISKRIQNYLLTAPIYTEEALYIASFESEGPENHREKDSLKTLRAMLNRA from the exons ATGAGTGCGCCGATGGATTTAGATTTTATTCCGCAAATCCCGAAG GAGACGATGCCCCAGACAGCACTCTTTCCAAGTATGCTTGGTTCAGAGTGCAGTGGACAAGTGCCAGTTGATATGAGGGAGAGGTCTGTTGATCTTATTTTCCAAGATGGGTCTCTGGTTTCTGGGTCCCTGGAGGCTCTAATTGAGCGACTGGTGCCAACCTTGGACTATTACCCTGAT CGGACATATATCTTTACATTCCTGCTGACCACCAGGATCTTCATTCATCCATCAGAGCTTCTGGCCAGAGTGGGTCAAATCTGCCTgaaacagaagcagcagctggaAATGGGCCCTGAGATGGACAAG gtgaaGTTGAAACTATTTTCAGCCAAAATTGTTCAGCTCCTCCGAGAATGGACTGAAACCTTTCCGTGTGACTTTGAGGACAGAGTGGCTAGGAAAGAACTGAAAGAAATTGTGTGGAAGATCTGCCACTGTGATGAG gggaATTCCACCATTAAGAAGAGCTTGAATCACATGATGGAGAGTCTGGATGAGGCCCTGTCCACCCGTGACCAACACAAGGAAGTGCGGGGCAAGATCACTCCAGGCCTCTCTGAGAAGGGCACGCTTCTAAAGGTCAAGTCCCAGTCGACCCACAAGGACATCCTCAGTGTGTGCAGCGACGCCCTGGTCTTCGCCCAGCAGCTCACTCACATTGAGCTG GAAAAAATACGGAATATTCAACCTGAGGATGTAATACATCTGTGCATTCAAACAGGAAACATACCAAATCACAAG TGCTGTGATAGCAAGAAGACCCAGAATGTGGAAGCTTATGAAAACTGGTTTAATCAGCTGAGCACACTTGTGGCTACAGAAATTTGTCGG GTTGTTAAAAAGAAGCAGAGGACTCGAATTGTGGAATTTTTCATTGATGTGGCAAGAGAGTGCTTTAACATTGGCAACTTTAACTCCCTTATGGCTATCATCT ctgGGATGAACCTTAGTCCAGTTGCACGCTTAAAGAAAACATGGTCCAAAGTGAAAACAGCCAAGTTTGACATTTTGGAG CACTACATGGATCCTTCCAGCAATTTTTGTAATTACCGTACAGCCCTACAGGGGGCAGCACAGCGCTCCAGGACAGCTCACACTAACTGTGAGAAGATTGTAATTCCAGTCTACAGCCTGTTTGTCAAAGACATCTACTTCCTGAATAAGATGCACTCTGACACATTGCCCAATGGACATATTAACTTCAAG AAATATTGGGAGATCTCACGACAAATCAGTGACTTCATGATATGGAGGGCTGTGGAGTGCCCATTTGAGATCAGCAAGAGAATACAGAACTATCTTCTTACTGCACCCATTTACACAGAGGAAG CTCTCTATATTGCCTCATTTGAGAGTGAAGGACCAGAAAATCACAGGGAAAAGGATAGCTTGAAAACCCTCAG agCAATGTTGAACAGGGCCTGA